GGTCATCGACGTCGCCGGGGTGCGCCAGTTGAGCATCGGATGTTATGAACTGCAGCCGCGATTAGCAGCGCGCCGAATACCGTATCGCTTCTCCTGGCAAGGCGAAGTCACGGTAACGAGGCGGCAGCCTGAGTACTTCGTCTCCGCCACGGATTTCATCACGCTGGTCGAGACATTTACATTCGCTGCACAACTGCAGGACAGTCGCCCGCCCGGCACACCGTCGCCGTGGTATCAGCGGCCCTGCGGTCAAAGTGCCCTGCGCTGGTTGGCAATTGGTTGGATCACAATCTGCCTTAGTGGCCTTCTGCTCATCGTCGGAACGCTCATCCTCGATGCCGTGATCCACTGACGGCGATGTCAACGACGCTGGTCGCAGAAATAGGGACACTTCCCCATGCGCCGAGAGTGAAGGCTGAGGCAGGCTGTCGACATGAAAGCCACGTCGAACAGCGGCCCACGGCCGTTCAGTCCGCATGCCTGACCTGCCTCCGGTCTTCGGGCGATCGCCGGACGGCCGCCCGGATTGGTTCTGGATCGCGTCCCCGTACCGGCTGATGAAAAAGCCAACCGCTCGGAATTGCCTGCCGGCATCAGAATTTATCAGCGCGTGCTGTGGTGGATGATCGGCGTAGGCGTCGTAGTGACAGTCACCCTCTTTGTCGTCACTGCGGTCTTGATTCATCGATGAACGACGGCCGTCGCGGTCGCTGCGACCGGGGGTGTGCAGTGTCCTCATTCCGAGCAAGCACACGATTTACTGCAGATGAAGTCGGTCAGGGTATGGATCTGTGTCGCGAGCGCGCATGCGGCGCCGTAACTTTCGCGATGGACTGCATTCCTCCGGCGAGTCGCGGATAGAGGACGGCCGGTCCCACCCAGCGCGCGAGGAAGGTACGCAACTGCGCGCTGTCGCGGGTTATCTCTGCGCTGTCCACAAGGTATGAGTAGAGAATCCGAAGAAGGAACTCGGAGAGTTCACCCAGGGAGTCCTCATCGAAACCATTTGCAGTCCAGTCTATTTGGTAGCGGTGCAGCATTGCTCGGCTAAATGCCAGCGCAGTATCGGACGCCAGCGACGGTGCGACCTCACCGCGCGACCGCTTGCTGAGTATGTAGACCATCCGGTCATCAGCCGACAGGTTTTCAATCGCGAACGCCAAGCCCTCGACCACCGCGGTGACCACATCGGTCTCACCGCCCACATGGTTGGCCAACTGATCGAGAAAGCCATCGCCGGAGCGCATGACCGTCGCCAGCAACAGCGCTTCGGTACCGGGAAAGTAGCGGTACACCGTCTGTCGTGTTACTCCGAGCGACCGCGCGACGTCGGCGATGCGCATCGCCGAGCCGCGCTCGGCGATCACCTCATCGGCGGCATCAAGGATGCGCTGGATCGCCTCTTCGTCAGAGTTGGGGAAGTTTCCCGACCAACCGTGGCGCCGCGCCACTATGTGTCCCCCGGAGCGACCTGCATGCCGCGATCATATCGGCGGCTGCGCCTTCAGTCGCTCGTCGAACTGGCCGCTCCGATCGAGTACCAGCGGGCGGCGCTCTTTGGCTCCTGCTCGTATCGGCCAAACCACCGGTCGGCGAACGGAGGGAGCTTCTCGTAGGCGGGGTCGTGGCTCGGCCCCTGCGACCGCACCAAACCGGTCAGCATCGCGGCCATCTCGCTTTTCGGTACTCCCGCATAGGTGGCCTGTCCCGGCTTGGTCAGTCGTCGGGCCGCCATCGACGCTGCAAGCATTGATCGCGGGTTCAATCCATCGGGAAGTAGCGTTCCGTAGTGGCCCCCGTCTGCCGCGGGGACGTGTTCCTGAAAGCCCCGCGAAACGATCGAGAGGACTTCGCCGAGGTGCTTGATCACCGCTCCGATAGCTCTGACGCGGTAGAAGAAGTCACCGTGCACCGCGTCGTACACCATCAGAGCCGAACTGCGGTGCTCGATCTCTTCGACGAAATGCCAGAGAAAAAGCGAGGCCACTCGTTCGTCGCCGGGCTCGAACAGTTTGTCCTCGTGGTCGAGAAACACCTTGAAATACGGAGTGAAAGTGTTCTCGATGACGGCAGTGTAGGCCAGTCGCCACGCCAAAGGCTTTGTCGCGGTGAGACGGTCGTAGGAGGTGACGACTTCGTCCATCGTCTGCTGCAGCCCTGGCCAGCGTCGGACGAGTGCGCGAAAGTGGCCCATGTGAGCCGCGGAGTGCTGCGCCTCCTGGCGTAGGTAGGCGTTGGCTTCCTCTGCTTGCCGCGGGTCACGCATCAGCGGAATGGCCTCCCGGGTGGCGTCCACGATGAGCTTCTCGAATCCTGGAGCGAAGAAGGTGATCATGTTGCACTGCATGGCGAATGCCGGCCGCTGCGGGTTCCAGTTGAACGGCACATCATCGCCGCCGAGATCAAACCGGACGCGCCGCACCTTCAGATTGGTCATCGGCGACGAACTCCTCCCGCAAAAACAACGCAATGATCCAGACCATACGCTTTCACAATTATGTACGGTATCTCCATGCGTCGTGCTGCGGTAGATCATTCGACACCTTGTGCTGAAGGCAGCAAGTTGCTCGGGCTGCCGTTCGACGATCCTGACGACGTCATCAGGACCGCCGTTGCGGAGGCGAGCGTTCCCGCGCTGCTGATGTCGATGGTGCACATGACCGGTGATATCAGCCTGCTCGATGAGCTTCCCGGGCCGTACGCGCTCATCGCGATGGACCTCCAGGGCGCCATGAGCGAGCCCGACAAGCAGAAGGTGCGCGACCGCGCCGTCGAGGTGATTTGCGATTACCGGGACCGCGGGTGCCCGCCGCCGTTCCTTCCGGACCCCACGCAGATGCGCGTGATGCTGGACGTGATGTCAGCGGGGTCGGTAACAGAAGAATTCGTCGACTACATCGCGGCGGATCTACGGTTCAGTGATGCCGACGAGATCGGGCCCGTGCTCGCGTCTACGCCGCAGCAGCGTGCGCAATTCCCGGTCGTAGTGATCGGTTGCGGTGAGGCCGGTCTGTTGGCAGGGATAAAGCTCAAGGCTGCGGGTGTGCCGTTCACGATCGTTGAGAAGCAGTCGGCGGTCGGCGGCACCTGGTTGGCCAACCGTTACCCGGGCTGTCGCGTCGACATCGCCAATCAGTACTACGCCTACTCCTTCGAACCGACCGATCACTGGACGCATTACTACTCTGAGCAGCCTGAGATCTTGCGTTATCTCCAGGGCGTCGCCGACAAGCACGACATCGTGCCTCACGTGCGCTTCAACACCGAAGTGACCGGCGCGACGTGGGATGAGGATTCGTCGACGTGGCACGTGACGATTAGGGGGTCTGATGGCCGAGGCGAGACCTTGGTTTCGCGTGCTCTGCTCTGCGCTATTGGACAGTTCAGTAACCGGGTAATCCCGGACATCAAGGGAGTCAGCGGCTTTCGCGGGCCCGCATTCCATACTGCGGATTGGCGGGACGATGTCGAATTGACGGGCAAGCGTGTCGCGGTCATCGGAGCGGGCGCCAGTGGATTCCAGTTAGTGCCGGCCATCGCCGAGTCGACCGAGCACGTCGACGTCTATCAGCGCACGCCGCAATGGATGGCGCCCAACCCGCTCTATCACGATGCGATTCCCGACGGCGCGAGGTGGGCGATTCGCCACCTGCCGTTCTACGGCCGATGGTTACGATTCGTGTCGTGGTGGCCGATCGCCGACGCACTCGACGAACAGGTGCAGATCGATCCCGGCTGGGACAGCGGTGGTCTGTCGTGCAGCGAGTCGAATCATGCGATACGTGAGATGTTCATCGCCTGGATGCGGGTGTTCTGTAGCGACGAGCAGTTGCTCGCGAAGGTCACACCCAACTACCCACCGATGGGCAAGCGGACACTACAGGACAACGGAACCTGGCTTACCGCGTTGCAACGCGAGGACGTCGAACTGATCACCGACGCGATCGCCGAAATCACCCCGACCGGTGTGACAACGGTCGACGGTGTGCACCGTCGCGCCGATGTCCTGCTGTGGGCCACCGGTTTTGACGTCAATCATCAGCTCGGTCCGATCAACGTGCGTGGGCTTGACGGGCTGGAACTCAACGCTGCGTGGGGGGATTCCGCATACGCCTACCTGGGCATCACCGTGCCAGGATTTCCGAACTTCTTCTGCATGTACGGCCCGGGCACGAACGCGGTCAATGGCGCCAGCATCATCTATAACTCGGAGTGCCAGATGCGTTACATCCTGGGGTGTATCGACATGGTGCTGTCCCGCGGCGCCGGCTCAGCGATGCCGCGGGTCGACGTGTGCGATGACTACAACCGGCGGAGCCAAGAGCGATTGAGCCACATGGTGTACAGCCATCCCGCGGTTAGTAGCAGCTACTACAAGAACGCATCGGGCGGGCTGCCGACCTTGTACGGGTTCCGCATCTTCGATTACTGGCGATGGACCAATCGCCCGAACCCGGACGACTACGAGCTACGTCCCCCACCGCGACCGGCGAAGGTTGACCCAAAGTGAAGAGTGTTCTGCTCGAAGCTCCGGGACGAGTGCGCGTCGAGACTGTTCCGGATCCCGCTCTGCCCGGCGCCGACGGCGCGGTCATCGAGGTGAAAGCAGCAGCGATCTGCGGCTCGGATCTGCACTTCTACGAAGGTGACTATCCGCTCATAGAACCGGTCGCGCTCGGTCACGAGGCGATCGGCACGGTTGTCGAGATCGGTTCTGACGTGCGCTCTTTCGCACCCGGCGATGAAGTGCTCGTATCGTCGGTCACCGGCTGCGGTGCGTGCGTCGGGTGTGCGACCTTCGATCCTGTGACGTGCATCAGTGGGCCGCTAATCTTCGGAGGTGGAGTACTCGGCGGTGCGCAGTCGGAGTTGTTGGCTGTGCCCGCGGCGGACTTTCAGCTCCTGCGCCTACCCGCTGACCTCACCACCGAGGAGGCGTTGCTGCTGACCGACAATCTCGCCACGGGGTGGGCGGCCGCGCAACGCGCCGACTTCTCGGCGGGCGAGACAGTCGTCGTCTTGGGCCTGGGTGCGGTTGGTCTCTGCGCCGTGCAGAGCGCCATCGCGCTTGGTGCCGGCACGGTTTTCGGTGTCGACCCGGTCGAGGGCCGGCGTCTGCGTGCAGACCGACTCGGCGCAAGATCGCTGGAACCCCCTGCGCTGCAGACGGTTATGGAGGCGACGGGAGGTCGCGGCGCGGCGGCAGTCATCGACGCAGTGGGGAGCGACGGGTCGATGACTGATGCGCTCAACATCGTCCGGGCCGGTGGAACGGTGTCGGTGGTGGGGGTGCACAATCTCGACCCCTTTCCGTTTCCCGCCACGCTCAGTCTCATTCGCAGCATCACGCTCAGGATGACCCTCGCACCAGTGCAGCGCACCTGGCCCCAGTTGGTCCCGCTGCTTCAATCGGGCCGACTCGACATGAGCGGAATCTTCACCGACACCATGGCGCTGGCCGACGCTCCTGCCGCGTACGGCAAAGTGGCAGCACGCACCGCGGATTGCGTCAAGGTCGCCCTCAGCCTCTGACGTCACACGGCTTTCAGGTACTCGAGGACTGCCGTGGCGGTGGCCTCCGGTTGATCGACCTGAAGGAAATGCCCGGCATCGGGGATCGTGCGGACTCGACTGCCCGGCGGCAGCGCGTCGATCAACCCGTCGAGATATTCGACCTGAATGGCGCCGTCCTGCTCGCCAAGGAGGACCAGCAGCGGATGGCACGGCAGGCGAAATCGGAAGCGATGCAGGCCGGCGTATTGCGGTGCCGCGCTTGTGAATCGTGCCAACGATCGGTAATACGACACGGCTGCTTTGCGGTGGGTGAGAGAAGGCAGGGCAGTCAGGGTCGCCGACACTCCGTCATCGACGTCGACACCGCGGGGCGACCAGTCCTTCCACAGTCGCGGAATCACCCGATGCACCACCCGCTCGGGGATGAAGGGGAGTTGGAAGAACAAGATGTACCAACTTCTGCGCAACTGGATCGCCAACATGTGCAAATTCCGCGCCAGTCCGCGCCGCGAGTTGTCGATCGCACGCACGGGTGGGACCGCCAGCGCGATATGCGCGTTGAATGGCGAGCCGGCGTATGCCGCGAGCCCGTTTGCGGCGAAAGCTCCCCAGTCGTGGCCGATCAGCACCGCGTCGTCAGGTGCGCCGAGATGGGCGTGCAGCTCGACGAGGTCGCTCATGAGCGCGCCCAGATGGTAGTCGCCATCGGGCGCCGGTCCCGTCGGGGCGTAGCCGCGGGTGAATGGTGCGACGACGCGAAATCCCTTGGCAACCAGCAGGGGAGCGAACTCCCGCCAATTGTGTGCGCTGTCAGGGAAGCCGTGCACGCACAACGCCAACCTGCCGTCCTGCGGCCCCCAGGTGAGTGCGCTCATTCGCAGACGGGGGAGTTCGAGTTCGATCAAGTTTGGCTCTGCCACATCTTGACCATACGTTATTGACTATGTGTATTGTATTGGAGCGGCTCGATGACGAGGAGCGGACTCCTGATGAGCTTTGACGTGGTGATCAACAACGGCCGGTATTTCGACGGAACCGGTGGTCCCTCAGCAGTACGCAACCTCGGTGTCCGCGACGGCCATGTCGCCGCCGTGACAACGGAGCGGATCGAGGGTCGCGAGGAAATCGATGCTTCCGGGCAGTGGGTGCTGCCAGGTCTGATCGACATCCACACCCACTACGACGTCGAAGTCCTCAACGGTCCGGCGCTAACCGAATCACTCCGGCACGGGGTGACCACGGTGGTGGTCGGATCGTGCTCGATCTCGACGATTCACGTCGACGGTGTCGACGCCGGCGACCTCTTCGGCAGGGTCGAGGCGATTCCGCGCGACTACGTGATCGCCGCGATCGATCAACACAAGAACTGGTCCACTGCCGAAGAGTACGTGCGGGCGATCGAGGCACGCCCGCTTGGGCCTAATGTGACTGCATTTATCGGGCATTCCGACATGCGCACCGCCGTGATGGGCCTCGAGCGCGCGACGACCAAGGCCGACCAACCGACAAGGGCGGAGCTCGCACAGCTCGAACGCTGGCTCGGCGAGGCACTCGACGCCGGTTTCATCGGGCTTTCGTCTCAGCAGTTGCTTTTCGACCGGATCGACGGCGATGTGTGCCGCTCGCGCACGCTTCCCTCGACGTACGTCAAACGGCGCGAGATGCGTCGCTTAACCCGGTTGGTACGCAGGCGCGGACGGGTTTTGCAGAGCGGTCCCGACATTCAGCACCCCCACAAGATGGCTGCACAACTTGCGCGATCGATCGGTGGGGTGCGGCGTCCGTTGAAGATCAGCTTCCTGGCAGCCGCGGACGCCAAGTCCAATCCGATCGGATACCGGATATTGGTCGATGCTGCTCGTCTGATCAACGCGTTGGGCGGCGACTTCCGGTGGCAACACCTGCCGGTGCCGTTCGAGGTCTACGGCGACGGCATCGATCTGGTGATCTTCGAAGAGTTGGGCGCCGGCGCCGCGGCACTACACCTGCGCGACGAGGTAGAGCGCAACGAGTTGATGCGAGATGAGCAGTATCGACGCCGGTTCCGCAAGGAGTACGACAACAAGTTCAAAATCGGTGCCTGGCACCGGGACTTCTTCGACGCCGATATCGTCTCCTGCCCAGATACGTCTCTGGTGGGTAGAACATTTGGACAGATCGGACTTGACCGAGGACTACATCCCGTCGATGCGTTCTTGGACCTCGTCCTCGAGCATGGCCGTGCGCTGCGATGGCGCACCGTGATTTCCAACCACCGGCCGAAGGTGCTCAAGAAACTGGCCGTTGACCCCGGAGTGCAGGTCGGCTTTTCCGATGCGGGTGCGCATCTGCGCAACATGGCGTTCTACAACAGCGGCCTGCGCCTACTGCGTCACGTTCACCAAAGCACAGTGGCCGGAGCCGAGTTCATGACGATCGAGCACGCCGTCCATCGGCTGACCGGTGAACTGGCCGACTGGTATTCGCTTGATGCGGGGCACTTACGCGTGGGTGATCGAGCAGATATCACGGTAGTCGATCCGGCACACCTAGACGAGGCGTTGGATACTTATGTGGAGGAGCCCGTCGAGCAGTACGGCGGGCTGAGCCGCATGGTCAACCGCAACGACGACACGGTGACAGCGGTTCTCGTCGGCGGGCGAACGGTATTCCGTAACGGGGTGCCGACGGATCTGGTGGGGTCGGTGCGAACG
This genomic stretch from Mycobacterium paraterrae harbors:
- a CDS encoding flavin-containing monooxygenase, translated to MRRAAVDHSTPCAEGSKLLGLPFDDPDDVIRTAVAEASVPALLMSMVHMTGDISLLDELPGPYALIAMDLQGAMSEPDKQKVRDRAVEVICDYRDRGCPPPFLPDPTQMRVMLDVMSAGSVTEEFVDYIAADLRFSDADEIGPVLASTPQQRAQFPVVVIGCGEAGLLAGIKLKAAGVPFTIVEKQSAVGGTWLANRYPGCRVDIANQYYAYSFEPTDHWTHYYSEQPEILRYLQGVADKHDIVPHVRFNTEVTGATWDEDSSTWHVTIRGSDGRGETLVSRALLCAIGQFSNRVIPDIKGVSGFRGPAFHTADWRDDVELTGKRVAVIGAGASGFQLVPAIAESTEHVDVYQRTPQWMAPNPLYHDAIPDGARWAIRHLPFYGRWLRFVSWWPIADALDEQVQIDPGWDSGGLSCSESNHAIREMFIAWMRVFCSDEQLLAKVTPNYPPMGKRTLQDNGTWLTALQREDVELITDAIAEITPTGVTTVDGVHRRADVLLWATGFDVNHQLGPINVRGLDGLELNAAWGDSAYAYLGITVPGFPNFFCMYGPGTNAVNGASIIYNSECQMRYILGCIDMVLSRGAGSAMPRVDVCDDYNRRSQERLSHMVYSHPAVSSSYYKNASGGLPTLYGFRIFDYWRWTNRPNPDDYELRPPPRPAKVDPK
- a CDS encoding zinc-binding dehydrogenase, encoding MKSVLLEAPGRVRVETVPDPALPGADGAVIEVKAAAICGSDLHFYEGDYPLIEPVALGHEAIGTVVEIGSDVRSFAPGDEVLVSSVTGCGACVGCATFDPVTCISGPLIFGGGVLGGAQSELLAVPAADFQLLRLPADLTTEEALLLTDNLATGWAAAQRADFSAGETVVVLGLGAVGLCAVQSAIALGAGTVFGVDPVEGRRLRADRLGARSLEPPALQTVMEATGGRGAAAVIDAVGSDGSMTDALNIVRAGGTVSVVGVHNLDPFPFPATLSLIRSITLRMTLAPVQRTWPQLVPLLQSGRLDMSGIFTDTMALADAPAAYGKVAARTADCVKVALSL
- a CDS encoding alpha/beta fold hydrolase gives rise to the protein MAEPNLIELELPRLRMSALTWGPQDGRLALCVHGFPDSAHNWREFAPLLVAKGFRVVAPFTRGYAPTGPAPDGDYHLGALMSDLVELHAHLGAPDDAVLIGHDWGAFAANGLAAYAGSPFNAHIALAVPPVRAIDNSRRGLARNLHMLAIQLRRSWYILFFQLPFIPERVVHRVIPRLWKDWSPRGVDVDDGVSATLTALPSLTHRKAAVSYYRSLARFTSAAPQYAGLHRFRFRLPCHPLLVLLGEQDGAIQVEYLDGLIDALPPGSRVRTIPDAGHFLQVDQPEATATAVLEYLKAV
- a CDS encoding N-acyl-D-amino-acid deacylase family protein, producing the protein MSFDVVINNGRYFDGTGGPSAVRNLGVRDGHVAAVTTERIEGREEIDASGQWVLPGLIDIHTHYDVEVLNGPALTESLRHGVTTVVVGSCSISTIHVDGVDAGDLFGRVEAIPRDYVIAAIDQHKNWSTAEEYVRAIEARPLGPNVTAFIGHSDMRTAVMGLERATTKADQPTRAELAQLERWLGEALDAGFIGLSSQQLLFDRIDGDVCRSRTLPSTYVKRREMRRLTRLVRRRGRVLQSGPDIQHPHKMAAQLARSIGGVRRPLKISFLAAADAKSNPIGYRILVDAARLINALGGDFRWQHLPVPFEVYGDGIDLVIFEELGAGAAALHLRDEVERNELMRDEQYRRRFRKEYDNKFKIGAWHRDFFDADIVSCPDTSLVGRTFGQIGLDRGLHPVDAFLDLVLEHGRALRWRTVISNHRPKVLKKLAVDPGVQVGFSDAGAHLRNMAFYNSGLRLLRHVHQSTVAGAEFMTIEHAVHRLTGELADWYSLDAGHLRVGDRADITVVDPAHLDEALDTYVEEPVEQYGGLSRMVNRNDDTVTAVLVGGRTVFRNGVPTDLVGSVRTGSFLRAGRKVAPPSVPVRAAVGD
- a CDS encoding metal-dependent hydrolase, which translates into the protein MTNLKVRRVRFDLGGDDVPFNWNPQRPAFAMQCNMITFFAPGFEKLIVDATREAIPLMRDPRQAEEANAYLRQEAQHSAAHMGHFRALVRRWPGLQQTMDEVVTSYDRLTATKPLAWRLAYTAVIENTFTPYFKVFLDHEDKLFEPGDERVASLFLWHFVEEIEHRSSALMVYDAVHGDFFYRVRAIGAVIKHLGEVLSIVSRGFQEHVPAADGGHYGTLLPDGLNPRSMLAASMAARRLTKPGQATYAGVPKSEMAAMLTGLVRSQGPSHDPAYEKLPPFADRWFGRYEQEPKSAARWYSIGAASSTSD
- a CDS encoding TetR/AcrR family transcriptional regulator; the encoded protein is MARRHGWSGNFPNSDEEAIQRILDAADEVIAERGSAMRIADVARSLGVTRQTVYRYFPGTEALLLATVMRSGDGFLDQLANHVGGETDVVTAVVEGLAFAIENLSADDRMVYILSKRSRGEVAPSLASDTALAFSRAMLHRYQIDWTANGFDEDSLGELSEFLLRILYSYLVDSAEITRDSAQLRTFLARWVGPAVLYPRLAGGMQSIAKVTAPHARSRHRSIP